The sequence TAATGCAGGATAAAAACCTAGGTTTGCAGTTAGATAATCCTTTATCATTAAGTAAACCAAAACAGAAGGATAAGCTATTTGGGTATCAAAAAGACAGCCACAACTGGGGGGAACAATCACATGCTGTACAAACCTAAGACAAAAAGCCAGTATAGAATTGGAAATAAACTCGTATGTACCCTGCAAGTGAAAGAGAATATTTTTGTATTCAACTCAGAGGCAAGATGAGACAACACACTAGTAAACTAGAATCTAGAGCACACTTGTTACCATTCTCAGAAACATACCTGTATCAGACCCTTTACACGCCATACATTATGCTTCAAAACTACTATCTGTGGGTCATCCGGATGCATAGAATGTAATTCCTGTCTGACAGATTCAATACTTGCATTATGCTCAGCTGAAAGCTGAAGGGCTAGAACCTCTCCTGTAGCCTTAACAAGTCTCCCCAAAACAGCCCGGGAATCACCAAGGTTGGCAACGTAAAGGGTCCTATCACAGATCACCCCAACCAGACAGCAAGATCCAACAGAAGACATCTGTGGTTTTGTTAGCCACTGGCTAGCAACTAGAGAAAGGAATCCCTCCTCTGTTGCTTGAAATGCTTTTTGTATTACATCAACAGACATGGAATTTTGTTCAGCTGCAAACCCTGCAATATTTAAGTTGCATAGTAATCAAGATCAGTCTATCAAACTACTAATTCTACAACACTATCCAGCAAGTACTAGCGAGCGAGCTCAGCTACCCTATAGAATTAGCAATCAACATATGCAACTTAAACTTGACAGATAAGCAGTTTAGTCAAAAAAAAAATGCCAGTATGCTTACTCTTGAGATGCTGAAAGAGGTGATCATTGATATACCGTGATGTTTCAGGCCCACCGTGTCCATCATATACCCCAACAAACGTTCCATAGGGGCCAGAATCAAGCAAGCTTAGTGAACCCGACTCAATCTGGCTTTGATCCTCCAGCAAATTATTGGCCTGAACAACAGCCATAGAGAACTCACCTAGTAAGTGTTGTCCACTGTCCTTATACCAAAGAAGTCCTTCTTGCCGTCCAGCTGAATCTGCACCAGTGTTTACACAACGGTCCGACGATGGCCGGCAACATGCCTTTAAGAAATTTATCAACCTTGATAACATCCCTCATTTCACCTTTGCTTACTGCCAATCCCTCAACATCCAAACGGATGCAAGAACTATCCAACTAAAAACTTTCAATACTAACAATACTCCCTTGTTCTGCaaattcaaaacaacaatacaaCAAGAGATTCAGATATATAACAACTTCAACCATCACACAAGACAGCCAAGATCATAGCTTTATCAATAAAACCAAGAAGCACAATCATACAGTATGCTTGAACACAGTGACAAAACAAGAAATTTCATCAAGGATGCTCAagatttaatatgtatatatgaaaagTAGCTTTTGATCTATAAATGCCGTATAATTTTCACTATACAAAAGTATAACCTTCCGATGAAGGGTGTTCAGTTGAACACCccctcaccccccccccccccccccaaccccccCCCCCTTGGCTTGAACAAAGTCCATAATCCCAATTTCAACAGCAAGCAGAGTCAAACTAACCCATTACTGTCCAAAAAAAGAAGGGGTCAATTATAAGGCTGTAAAAGCTAAAACCCAGAAAACCATAAGTAACAGTAAAACCATAAGTGCAAATGAACAAAAAGACAGTAAATGCCCACAGAAAACCATAAAAACCATACCAAGTTCACACCTTTAACAACACCTCTCCTAAATAAAGCCAAACAAAAAAGACTCACAGTTTTGATTAATCCTTATATGCTATATTTTCCAGTCAACTACTGAACCACTCTGTGTAAAAAGGATGCAAGTTTGAATAAAACGCAGTAATATATATGGGTTATGAAAAGTGTTAGATCTACAGATCCATTAATAATCAACAACTGCTTAAAGAATATGAATACAGAAAAAAAGATTAAGTCTTTTTCCTGATATTTGGTTTGTTTTatcagtttttgtttttttcctttctctctctcACTGTTTTTCAGTTGAATGTGAAGAAGAAGGTGAGAGATGAGAAAGGAAAcaaagatgaagaagataaaagaaaGCCTTTTTCTTCCCCTCTTTTCTTAGTCagtgtataatattttttattatttttatatatgtgctttaaatattttgactggttaaatattataattgatagtagtatttttttattattttataaatatatatatatatgtatgtatattttaaaaaaattaaaatatacatatatgaatTTGCGATTATAACTTTAGAATTTCGAAGAATGTGCTTAAATTGAGAGTAGTTTTTTAACGTTATTGCTAGCACTAGCAGTCACCAGCTTTATGGTTGCTTAACAATTCGAACCCTTCTTTTCACTTGTCTAATGATTCAAATTCACCATCATAACCTTTTGCAgttaaaagaaagatttattGTCCACTCAATTAGAGTGTGATTGTACCAACTGAAGAGAaggttttctctctcttctctctcagcAGAGGAAAAACACCCTTTATTTAAAAAGATGGCTGAAAACTAGCAGTGAAAATGGGTATGCCAATTGTCATGGGCTCCAcctttattttattgtataagaCATACAGAAAAAATAACTACACTTGCGATATTTTTATCGATTATGTATGTAGCAGCATAACTACTATACTGTATGGCCTATTATAAGTGTAGAATGTAATACATGCCAATAGATTACTACTCttgttattctaattttcttaccgTATTAAAGTTTTACTTGGATCTGGAAGCAACCCAAATGAGAAGATGATAGTATATGTAAGGAATTAGCTCAGCAAAACCCAGAAAGTAGTGTGTTGCCCTTAAAGGTCCAGCTGATCATcacaaaaatcaagagaaattttGAGGCAATATATATGGTGCGTCAGGAATAAAACAGTCGTAACAAACCTGTTTGGGTCAAAAGTTTTGGCTACTACTACTCCCATTACTAATATATTTTCCCCGTCTGGAATGTCCAATAATATGTCACTTAAAGGATGATAATGGAGCGGTGTGGACTTTAGGTTATGTGGGGTGGTACTGGTTTTAGATTATGTGGCTGTGGAGcggttttaagtaattttttttttttaaatggtgagGTGTGGGACGGATTGCAGGTATACGTGGGTTTAAATTAAAACAAAGTTAAAATAGTATCATTCTTAGAAATTtatctaaaattatatgtattcttcacTTAAAATTTTGTGATACTTAAAATAACATGTATAACTGTAGatatctaaaatttgtgggactctattaaaaaaattcaaattctgttagagttcttcGAGTAGTTTACCCTAAACCCTGAATTATGTCTATATAAAGGGACAAATATTCCCTTAAGAAGGCATCTCTTGTATTCCACAAATTCAccggatattcacaaagagatatTTGTATCTTCAAAGTCtcacgggatattcacaaagagatgtTCGTATcttcaaagtcccaataaattcatgggatatttatagaataaaatcatttctctttgataatcaaatacatcaagaagaagATCCaaaaagatcaaattcaaatatttctacgctcgagaaatacgccactaacggtcCTCGAATTACGCTACTGACACCCCTCGGATTATGaaggagatcaaatccaaatattcttGCGTTCGAGAAATATGCCACTAACAGCACtcaaattacggagaaattcatatcaaatcctacgttcgagaaatacgctactgatagccctcgaattatggagaaaatcaagagagaactatcaagggaggaacagatttgtacccatattttttattaataaaattgttgtttcttcgTATTTTTAtctgtggttgaagtttatttttcatgaattaaattatgttggaaacaataacactacaaataaataattttataactttttaattttttttgtccatcctaatgaaaaattgatatttgatcattacttgtacataTGATACTTTTCTAGTAATTTCTtattgaaaagtgatataatagaaattggttgTTGCTATTtcctaatattgaaaatattatggtttttagtggtgttacaaacttttcaaaaaagaaaaaagaaaaaatatggggCGGTGTGATGTAGGTATGAGTGGATATAAGTGTGGAGCGGGTTTATACGGATTTAATGATGATGCGGGGCGATTTTAAAATTCAcgcgtttaaaaaaaaaaaactcgcCACACCATTGCCACCCTAAATTGTCAAACAACTCTCACAATACAAAGAAATTGTTTGGTAggatgtatttttaaaaaaacaatacatgtattagttctttattttattaatgtgTTATTtgatatagtataattttttcaatCTGTGTATAACTAATCGTGTATTATGTTATGCATGGATAATGCATAAGAAATCTTGATATTAGCAATGCAGGTGACTTCAATACATGCATTTGCATGGATAAAGACATAAtagttctcaatttttttttttcacattatttcattatatttgtgGGAGGTGTATTTGTGaataacttttaaaatttaaattatgcacTACAAGTTATTCTTAACACATCAAACTAagcattacataaaaaataatcggAGCATAACTAATACTAGCACTAACTAATgcaaatattactaatataagtatcatattttatactccctccgtctcattttatccgttccaaattttctaatctggtgtcccattttacttgtccttttttatttgtcaagacaagacaatttttttttctccatattttaccctttgcattaattactttttctttaaattaaaatataaatatcatttaataaggaTAATATGGTAAACTAACCgcgttatttattatttttctaaatagctgtgtcatcccaatttgggacgagtaaaatgggacg comes from Capsicum annuum cultivar UCD-10X-F1 chromosome 2, UCD10Xv1.1, whole genome shotgun sequence and encodes:
- the LOC107859819 gene encoding probable protein phosphatase 2C 60, with amino-acid sequence MLSRLINFLKACCRPSSDRCVNTGADSAGRQEGLLWYKDSGQHLLGEFSMAVVQANNLLEDQSQIESGSLSLLDSGPYGTFVGVYDGHGGPETSRYINDHLFQHLKRFAAEQNSMSVDVIQKAFQATEEGFLSLVASQWLTKPQMSSVGSCCLVGVICDRTLYVANLGDSRAVLGRLVKATGEVLALQLSAEHNASIESVRQELHSMHPDDPQIVVLKHNVWRVKGLIQISRSIGDLYLKNAEYNKEPLYAKFRLREPFKRPVLSADPSISVHELEPHDQFLILASDGLWEHLSNQEAVDIVQNSSRKGSARRLVKAALQEAAKKREMRYSDLKKIDRGVRRHFHDDISVIVVFLDSNLVSRASSLREPSLSLRGGGMNFPAKSLAPTHS